In Stomoxys calcitrans chromosome 2, idStoCalc2.1, whole genome shotgun sequence, the following proteins share a genomic window:
- the LOC106080571 gene encoding protein FAM50 homolog, whose translation MAHYKGAASEAGRAAQLMKKREIQQQEIEFRKKKIEEELKLDKIENKFATHYDAVEQQLKTSTIGLVTLDEMKAKQEDIVREREKKLAQKIDEKEREKQRALEAIQAEKNKQKIQIKTLSFSFNDDEEEADEDDDDEDEDQDKEEQLEIKPENFVKPDKKKWTDLKPEDLNTLPKKRICKNPDVDTSFLPDRDREEEENRLREQLRQEWVMQQATLKDQEIPITFSYWDGSGHRRSVVMKKGNSIYQFLQKCLEVLRKEFNELKTVMADQLMYVKEDLILPHHYTFYDFIVTKARGKSGPLFQFDVHDDVRLISDASVEKEESHAGKVLLRQWYERNKHIFPASRWEPYDPTKSYDKYTIKDKKK comes from the coding sequence ATGGCCCACTATAAAGGAGCAGCCAGTGAAGCGGGCCGTGCTGCCCAGCTTATGAAGAAGCGTGAAATACAACAGCAAGAAATTGAGTTTCGCAAGAAGAAAATTGAGGAGGAgctaaaattggacaaaattgaaaacaaatttgcaaCCCATTACGATGCCGTGGAGCAGCAACTCAAAACCTCCACCATTGGTTTGGTCACCTTGGATGAGATGAAAGCCAAACAGGAGGACATTGTAAGGGAACGAGAGAAAAAGCTAGCCCAGAAGATAGATGAAAAAGAGCGAGAGAAGCAAAGGGCCCTGGAAGCTATACAAGCTGAAAAGAATAAGCAAAAGATACAAATAAAGACATTGTCATTTAGTTTCAACGATGACGAGGAGGAGGCGGACGaggacgacgatgatgaagatgaagacCAAGATAAGGAGGAACAATTGGAAATCAAAccggaaaatttcgtcaaaccCGACAagaaaaaatggaccgatttgaaaccagAAGACCTCAACACACTGCCAAAGAAGAGAATATGTAAAAATCCAGATGTGGATACCAGCTTTCTGCCAGATCGCGACCGAGAAGAGGAAGAAAATCGTTTGCGTGAACAATTACGCCAAGAATGGGTAATGCAACAGGCCACGCTCAAGGATCAAGAAATACCCATTACCTTCAGTTACTGGGATGGTTCGGGCCATCGTCGTAGTGTGGTCATGAAAAAGGGCAATTCCATATATCAATTTCTGCAAAAATGTTTGGAAGTTTTGCGCAAAGAATTCAATGAACTGAAAACTGTTATGGCCGATCAGCTAATGTATGTCAAGGAAGATTTAATATTGCCCCATCATTATACATTCTATGATTTTATTGTGACCAAGGCCAGAGGTAAATCTGGCCCTTTGTTTCAATTCGATGTTCACGATGATGTGCGGCTGATAAGTGATGCTTCAGTGGAAAAGGAGGAATCACATGCTGGTAAGGTGTTGCTGCGTCAATGGTATGAGCGTAATAAGCATATATTCCCAGCAAGTCGTTGGGAACCTTATGATCCCACAAAATCCTATGATAAGTACACAATTAAGGATAAAAAGAAATAG